Genomic DNA from Channa argus isolate prfri chromosome 10, Channa argus male v1.0, whole genome shotgun sequence:
GTGTGAAGTAGGAAAAAAGCACATAACAGCTCTGTTTTAACTCACTTTCGTTTTCTGAGAACCCAGGCTTGAAACTTATGTATCATTGTAGTTACCAAGTCATCATCTTTACTGataattctcttttgtctgaccattttcctatgacatttgaatttacaataatggtcACGTAAGTGAATTCATTAAGAAGAATCTTAGTGcagcatttgacaccattggtcacattttattacagagactggaacatgtaaTTGGTAATTTAATCCGAGCATATAGTTACTGTAGATGGCATAAGACGGCAtgtttttgaccaggatttgtcctttacttcacatttaaaacaaatctcaagAACAggctacggaacattgccaaaatgaGGAGCATCCTAACTCAAAGTGATGTTGAAAAACtattccatgcatttgttacttctaggttggactactgtaattccctactttcaggatgccccagtaactaactaaaaagcctgcaattaatccaaaatgctgcacaaagtgtgctgactggaactagaaACAGAATCATTATtccaccttcactagcttctctccattggcttcccatcaAATCCACAATAGCATTTAAAACCCCAGCAGACCACTTTGatttcagaatgcaggcctacttgtgggtCCCAGAACTTCCAAAGGTAGAAtaagaggcagagcctttagctattaAGCTCCTTTCCTCTGGAACCAGCTTCAATTGAACTAAAAAATTGCTTTTTAGTTATTATGGTAAATTTGTCAAACAATCTGATCTCCCTCCAATACAACCTGGCCCAACCCATTCAAAATACACTTGCAGCAGGTGTTAGTTTGTGTCAAAATTGGTACAGGAACATAGAGGGACAGACAAAATGCATTGaacaacaaaaatcatttgTTCAAAGCCTAAAACAACTTTGTGTTTTGATAATTTCCAAAAGGGGACCctcttgtgtttgtgcaaatgttGACTGCTTTATCTTAAAGGCAGAAGCAGGATTCAGTACTTTACAACAAGAAGTATCTGATTTTGATATTTGAGAAAATAATTCCCCTTTCCCCACTAACAGGGACCAAATAAAGACCCGAGCAGCAGACCCTAGTTAGAGAACCGTTGAGATTCAAACACGTGGGTGGGGGCATTTCTGGGTTTGCCCAAGGCCCCGTTTTCATTAAATCTACGCCTGGTTTGTTGTCTGAAagggcacagctgtctcagaaTGCCAGAGAGAGAACTGCAGAGTAATgcaattattttactttgttaaaCAAGGGAAAGATAATTTGCTGACCCTGACAGCTAAATTGTAAAGTGAATGTACATTAAACAAAGATGCAAAACTGATGCACAGTTAAATGTTTGATAACATTTGTGAGCTCTCATTTATGCGTTAGACTGAATACACATTCACTAAAATCTTAATTTGGACATGTAGATATTATATTTAAAGTGCTGCGGCAACTTATCTGTAAATATACGTcgagtgcttttttttttagcatttatttgatATGTTAACTCAACATTTGTTCgattacatatacatatatactgtagcGTAGGTTCAAATGactttatctttaatcacatcCATCAGTTCTTTTTCAAATAATCCTGTATCATTGTTCCATGGAAACCTTAAGTCATAAATGCTGATGAGTAGAAAACAATTCTAACATATGAAAAAGAGACGATACAGACCttgcaaaaaaagtaaaaataaaatacaaatggagTAAAAATGAATTACACAGGATAACAACCTTAAATATCCATTCTGTACCATACAAGCACTGAACAATCTCTCCAATGTACAATGAGGCTATTCGTACCCTAAAGCTCGGACATCAGCATAGATGCTTGTTCCATCCACTGCGTTTGCACCTCTCCTTACTTTCCGGCCAGTTGTCCTCTTTGCAAACTTTGGCACAGAATAAATCACTAACTCTTCATTTGTCTATAGAAATAAATGGCAAACATTATTAGATAGTATATGCCAACTTGTACCAATTTGTACAAACAAATCctcattaaaaattaacttaCATCCTGATTTTGTTGACCAGCAGTGGttgttgcagcagcagaagcCCCTGTAGTATAGGATGTTAATAACCATTAATACCAATCAAAAAGGAGGAAAGGGTGAACAGAATTTCATTATACCCGAAAGAATTGTAGAGTGAGTAAATTAgtaaagcacattttattaCCATTGAAACCTTCATACTGGTTTTTCTTCCTGGTCTAAATCAGTAGAGCTATAACGACCAAACTTAGAGTCAAAGCAACAGACAGAAGAAATATGACTGTATTTGTCTTCTGACACAACATGTTGGCTTCTGGAAGATGGTGAAAAGTAAAGgttaataaacaataataaaaatatttgtttgatgGTATTATGAACATAAAAATGATcaagaaatatatattaataattttaaattgctACTAATACAAACATGAAACATGCAAAATGTCTGAAGTTACAGTATATCACAGTGATTACCATCaatgtttaaatttgttctGTTTCCAAATAAAATCTGTCCACATGTGGCCACAGCACAGTAATAAGTCCCAGCGTCAGAGGAGCTGATTTTGTGCATGGAGAAGCTGTAGACGCATTTCTGTGGAAAAGGAGCTGCAGAACTTCTCTCGCATTCATCACCATCATTTCCATGAGCATAAATTAAAAGAGGCTGAGATTTATCCGATCTGGCTCTGAACCAGTACACACTGTGATCTTCTGGACATACTCTGTTTTCAGAGAGGACTGAACACTGGAGAGTCACTGAGGCTCCAGGATGGACTGGAtcagatgaaatgttttgaattgtgGCAATGATATTAAATTCTGGTCCTGGGGGATTAAGAAATTAGACAATACAAGCACTTATGAttctattaaaacatgttttggacTGCAAAAGTCAGACATCTGCAAACTAAATGCTGAGTACTAATAACGTGAATACTGCTGCCTTTACCTTCAACTTTCAGTAAAGTAGTAttcaaaattgttgtttttagttcGACATGTTTCTCACAGTAGTAAAATGCCGTGTCACTCAGCTCGGTTTTTGTAATATGTAGATCAAATGTTCCAGGCCCTTGCATTGCTGTGATCCGAGGAGTCCTGTTAACGTTGGCATTATCAAAAGTATAAGTGGCTCCTAAGACTTCAGGGAAATTTCCAGGATTAAGTTTAATCCAAAACAAGGTTCCTGAGTCGGAGGAGTGGCGGCTACATTTTAGAGTCACATCTTCTCCAACATGAACAGACTTTGTCAAAATATGCTGTTCATCTGTGCATCCAAAAAAGAATTGCATGCAGATCAGTGATTACAAATCACACATTTAAAGCAAGAAAATGACAATTCAAACATAACAGAAGTGAAAATAGATTTGTGTTCATACTTACGCCCACATGCAAACACGAGAACTAAACAATATATGATTATCATTTTCTGGTTCATCCACTGAGTAGTTAATTTCAGTCGTACAGTAAACTTTATAATCTTAGTGTAAATATATCAAATGGGGGGTCGGGGGACGACACTGAAATGAGGAGGAGCAAGTTAAAAACAATCTGATTGGTCTTTCAGTGTTACTTTTATCATCTGTATGACTTTATTAATACAGTGGAAATTATGTTGACCGGTTCTTTCCAATCTGCTTACGTGGAAGCACAAGCAGTTGCGTTTTTACACTTTGTGTGGCATAAAaagaactaaataaataattatatttaaacctGGACAGCAAACATGCATTATATTTCCAAGATATTTTGAGACCACCTTCTGCTGTTCTGCTCTCCTCTGATGAAACGACGGTACATCATTAGACAAAgattaaaacattgtttatttctatataaatatttgttgtaaaatgaaaatgttctgaGGTTTACAGCAAAGATTATCCCCCCTCAAAAGTTTCATTTATCACAAGCAAAATTGTGTGTGCAGTTTAATTCCCACATAACCACCAGGTGTACTTACCTTTGATTAAATCaaccttttaaattatttttttctatggcAAAAGGAACTATATTTGTACTAAATGTACTATGTTGTATTAACAATGTTGCTATGATGGTTGTCTCTGAATTTCTTGCTTGGAAATCTGTGtaactacaaacacacaatcctCTTTCCCTTTCTTACTCTTTACTCTGCTGCCATCTTGTGATAGATGGTTTTAATGTGAGGTTGGAACAGGGGATGAATCCAGTAAGATTTGATAGCAATACTAaactaatcattttaaaaaagtaaaaagtaaaaagtattggggggtattcagaccctttactcAGGACTGTGTTGAAGCATATTTGGCATATTTACAGGTTTGGGTCTTTTGGGGCATGACccaacaagctttgcacacctttTTTTGCTCTGGCTGTGTCAGTCTGCAATGTaacaaaatttaataaaaggGGGTCAGAATACTTCCTGAATGCTCTGTACATACTGAGTTGCCGACCTGAACGATTGTCTTTGTAATGACAAAAAAGTTTGACAATTCAAAACGGTGACCTATCACTTACAGTAGTTGTTCTCTCTCTATGTCCTGCTTTCATGCTCATTGACGACATAAGAAAATAAAGCAGCGGGCACGTGACAACTGATCCAAATATTTGTGGATCATAGTTCAGTTTAAATTTTGCGGGGGCCTTTATAACGGTGGACACAGTGTGTCGCAGTTCAAAGGGTGGGCAAAACACAATCTGAACATCAGAATTAAAAGGACGTGACTTGGAAATCAAATAGTGCCAGAAAAGTGGCGTtgaaaaacactaaacactacacagagctgctgttcaCCGTGGCACTGATCTTCCAACAATTt
This window encodes:
- the LOC137134558 gene encoding uncharacterized protein → MQFFFGCTDEQHILTKSVHVGEDVTLKCSRHSSDSGTLFWIKLNPGNFPEVLGATYTFDNANVNRTPRITAMQGPGTFDLHITKTELSDTAFYYCEKHVELKTTILNTTLLKVEGKGSSIHVISTQHLVCRCLTFAVQNMSPGPEFNIIATIQNISSDPVHPGASVTLQCSVLSENRVCPEDHSVYWFRARSDKSQPLLIYAHGNDGDECERSSAAPFPQKCVYSFSMHKISSSDAGTYYCAVATCGQILFGNRTNLNIDEANMLCQKTNTVIFLLSVALTLSLVVIALLI